A region of Streptomyces sp. NBC_01788 DNA encodes the following proteins:
- the tgmA gene encoding putative ATP-grasp-modified RiPP: MQPFALNYARPAVELDATTPYAYDSGLQLNVLMDGRIAASDHALLRELGTTTSTAGSKTHFDD, encoded by the coding sequence ATGCAACCGTTCGCGCTCAACTACGCTCGTCCGGCAGTGGAACTGGACGCCACCACGCCGTACGCCTACGACTCCGGGCTGCAGTTGAACGTTCTCATGGACGGACGGATCGCCGCATCCGACCACGCGCTGCTGAGGGAGCTGGGCACCACGACCTCCACGGCGGGCTCCAAGACGCACTTCGACGACTGA
- a CDS encoding helix-turn-helix domain-containing protein gives MSAEPHRISRLEPYLDRTEPAPTLLKMLVGVQLAGFREDAGMSQEQSARELGFSAAKLSRIESGKGRRPPAEGDVRALLKLYGTDEYESSVLLRLLRRAGEPGWWQRYDKRLMPEWFDRLVGLQEAAAAIRTFEIQYVPGLLQTAAYTRAVVERGLPTASANEVQRRIELRTRRAELLLRQDAPQLWAVIDESVLLRVLGSREVMREQLGHLVAMAQRPNVTLQVVPLDVTNASAPAIPITYLRFGGLDLPDVVYLEHIRSANFLEDRDETEEYRIALDRLADEALTPQESLALLRKTANDRYASAS, from the coding sequence ATGTCCGCCGAGCCACATCGCATCTCCCGCCTCGAACCCTATCTGGACCGGACCGAGCCTGCCCCGACTCTGCTGAAGATGCTGGTCGGCGTCCAGTTGGCGGGGTTCCGCGAGGACGCCGGGATGTCCCAGGAGCAGTCGGCGCGCGAACTCGGCTTCAGCGCCGCGAAGCTCTCGCGCATCGAGTCGGGCAAGGGACGCCGTCCTCCGGCCGAGGGCGACGTCCGCGCCCTGCTGAAGCTGTACGGCACCGACGAGTACGAGTCCTCGGTCCTGCTCAGGCTGCTGCGTCGGGCGGGCGAGCCCGGCTGGTGGCAGCGCTACGACAAGCGGCTGATGCCCGAGTGGTTCGACCGGCTGGTCGGCCTCCAGGAGGCGGCCGCCGCGATCCGCACCTTCGAGATCCAGTACGTGCCCGGGCTGCTCCAGACCGCGGCGTACACCCGGGCTGTGGTGGAGCGCGGGCTGCCGACCGCCTCGGCGAACGAGGTACAGCGGCGCATTGAACTGCGCACGCGCCGGGCCGAGTTGCTGCTGCGGCAGGACGCGCCTCAGCTGTGGGCGGTCATCGACGAATCGGTCCTGCTGCGCGTTCTGGGCAGCCGCGAGGTCATGCGCGAGCAGCTCGGCCACCTCGTCGCCATGGCGCAACGCCCCAACGTGACCCTGCAGGTCGTCCCGCTGGACGTGACCAACGCGTCCGCGCCCGCCATCCCGATCACGTATCTCCGGTTCGGCGGCCTGGACCTGCCCGACGTCGTCTACCTCGAACACATCAGGAGCGCCAACTTCCTCGAGGACCGCGACGAGACGGAGGAGTACCGGATCGCCCTGGACCGGCTCGCGGACGAGGCGCTCACACCGCAGGAGTCCCTGGCGTTGCTGCGCAAGACGGCCAACGACCGCTACGCGTCCGCGTCCTAG
- a CDS encoding DUF5133 domain-containing protein: MLVPDPKVVRTLLTRYASLKIAQAERERAETARELEDVSYTLCVMMGATGIHEAIGKADALLLARGRAADAGMSTDVEEDGALSLAV; encoded by the coding sequence GTGCTGGTTCCGGACCCGAAGGTCGTCAGGACGTTGCTGACTCGGTACGCATCGCTGAAGATCGCTCAGGCGGAGAGGGAGCGGGCCGAGACGGCCCGGGAACTGGAGGACGTCAGCTACACCTTGTGCGTCATGATGGGGGCCACCGGCATCCACGAGGCCATCGGCAAGGCGGACGCCCTGCTGCTCGCCCGGGGGAGAGCAGCGGACGCGGGCATGAGCACCGACGTCGAAGAGGACGGCGCCCTGTCCCTGGCGGTCTGA
- a CDS encoding SAM-dependent methyltransferase — protein MPGENQLSTNIDENVPTAARMYDHYLGGKDNYAADRSACEELDKVVPSTRRLALNNRRFLQRAVRTLAEEHGIRQFLDHGSGLPTQNNVHQVAQRVDPESHVIYVDNDPMVLVHGRALLQQDERTAVIHADMRQTDEIFSHPETRRLIDFSQPVAVLFNSVFHCIPDSDIDGPLAVVERVRERLVPGSIMLMCQLVSEDPEVRAFVTDFMDKATQGHWGRVRQEKDVAEWFEGLELLEPGLVEVSTWRPDTEVAPRQLTHEWVEFGGIGLIR, from the coding sequence ATGCCTGGGGAGAACCAGCTGTCGACGAACATCGACGAGAACGTTCCGACGGCTGCGCGTATGTACGACCACTACCTGGGTGGCAAGGACAACTACGCGGCCGACCGGTCCGCGTGCGAGGAACTCGACAAGGTCGTCCCCAGCACCCGCCGGCTCGCCCTCAACAACAGGCGCTTCCTGCAACGGGCCGTCCGCACCCTCGCCGAGGAACACGGGATCCGGCAGTTCCTCGACCACGGCTCCGGTCTGCCCACCCAGAACAACGTGCACCAGGTCGCCCAGCGCGTCGACCCCGAGTCGCACGTGATCTATGTCGACAACGACCCCATGGTGCTGGTCCACGGCCGGGCCCTGCTGCAGCAGGACGAGCGCACCGCGGTCATACACGCCGACATGCGGCAGACCGACGAGATCTTCTCGCACCCCGAGACCCGGCGCCTGATCGACTTCTCGCAGCCGGTGGCCGTGCTGTTCAACTCGGTGTTCCACTGCATCCCGGACAGTGACATCGACGGCCCGCTCGCCGTGGTGGAGCGCGTGCGGGAACGGCTCGTGCCCGGCAGCATCATGCTCATGTGCCAGCTCGTCAGCGAGGACCCCGAAGTGCGGGCCTTCGTCACGGACTTCATGGACAAGGCCACGCAGGGCCACTGGGGCCGGGTGCGCCAGGAGAAGGACGTCGCCGAATGGTTCGAGGGCCTGGAGCTGCTCGAGCCGGGTCTGGTCGAGGTGTCCACCTGGCGGCCGGACACCGAGGTGGCGCCCCGTCAACTCACCCATGAGTGGGTGGAGTTCGGCGGCATAGGCCTGATCCGCTGA
- the tgmB gene encoding ATP-grasp ribosomal peptide maturase: MTVLILTGEEDVTADMVVMHLNASSTPVVRLDPADLTTGAALSGEWAHGSFDGHLSVAGRLVSVSRLRSVWVRRPGVPAARAGRPSAWLSEEAAQALYGMLRGCGARWMNHPDAAERARHKPWQLRLAQRSGLPVPATLITTFPRAAREFAERFPDLVVKPISGAHPQEPPTAVPTSRVAPDADFGAVAFGPTLLQSRIAKRADIRLTAVGDTLLAARKTTPADADPEEVDVRFATSKTPWRPAEVPPPVAASVRTYLRQAELSYGAFDFAEDADGTWWFLECNQSGQFGFVEVETGQPIARTIAKWLGHPAPRAHEYANGRRTAAP, translated from the coding sequence ATGACCGTACTGATCCTCACCGGCGAGGAGGACGTGACGGCGGACATGGTGGTCATGCACCTGAACGCCTCCTCGACCCCGGTGGTCCGGCTGGACCCGGCCGATCTGACCACGGGCGCCGCTCTGTCGGGCGAGTGGGCCCACGGCTCCTTCGACGGCCATCTGTCGGTGGCCGGACGGCTGGTGAGCGTGAGCCGTCTGCGCTCGGTATGGGTGCGCAGACCGGGAGTTCCGGCCGCCCGGGCGGGCCGGCCGTCCGCGTGGCTGTCCGAGGAGGCCGCACAGGCCCTGTACGGAATGCTGCGCGGCTGCGGAGCCCGCTGGATGAACCATCCGGACGCGGCCGAGCGCGCCCGGCACAAGCCCTGGCAGCTGCGCCTCGCCCAGCGCAGCGGCCTGCCGGTGCCGGCCACGCTCATCACCACGTTCCCGCGGGCCGCACGGGAGTTCGCCGAGCGCTTCCCGGACCTGGTGGTGAAACCGATCTCCGGTGCGCATCCGCAGGAGCCGCCGACGGCGGTGCCGACCAGCCGGGTCGCCCCGGACGCGGACTTCGGCGCGGTGGCCTTCGGACCGACCCTGCTGCAAAGCAGGATCGCCAAGCGCGCCGACATCCGGCTGACCGCGGTCGGCGACACGCTGCTGGCCGCCCGCAAGACGACCCCGGCGGACGCCGACCCCGAGGAGGTGGACGTCCGGTTCGCCACGTCCAAGACGCCGTGGCGGCCGGCCGAGGTTCCGCCACCCGTGGCCGCGTCGGTGCGCACTTATCTACGGCAGGCCGAACTCTCCTACGGTGCCTTCGACTTCGCCGAGGACGCCGACGGCACCTGGTGGTTCCTGGAGTGCAACCAGTCCGGACAGTTCGGGTTCGTCGAGGTGGAGACCGGCCAGCCGATCGCCCGCACCATCGCCAAGTGGCTCGGCCATCCCGCCCCACGCGCACACGAGTACGCCAACGGCAGGCGTACGGCGGCTCCTTGA
- a CDS encoding DUF4037 domain-containing protein yields the protein MAISGPRFIPGLELSEVLYEEAVEPILRDAFPGLRYAAARIGGGSEVLGFDTPRSADHEWGPRLEIFLTAEDRAQHGGAICRTLAERLPKDVRGWPTHFEESDDPLDPVGRMQSTDGPVNHRVDVHDVDSWLAEQLGVRPAGAEPTTREWLAMPQQKLAETTGGAVFHDGLGTLTDVRRRLAWYPGQVWRYLLAYQWQRVSREEAFVGRCAEVGDDIGSAVVAARLVRDLMRLCLLLERRYAPYGKWLGSAFGRLPAAESLKPALRGALAATDHRTREAHLCDAYEVVAALQNASGLNAPVDPRRRPYHSRPFQVLRAERFAQALAETVTDPDLRTSALVGGVDQWADSTDLLNQPQAIRATAHALG from the coding sequence ATGGCGATCTCTGGACCCCGGTTCATACCTGGCCTCGAGTTGTCCGAGGTCTTGTACGAGGAGGCGGTGGAGCCGATCCTCCGGGATGCGTTTCCAGGGCTGCGTTACGCGGCTGCTCGGATCGGCGGCGGCTCCGAGGTGCTCGGTTTCGACACACCGCGGTCGGCAGATCACGAGTGGGGCCCGCGGCTGGAGATCTTCCTGACAGCCGAGGACCGGGCTCAGCACGGTGGTGCGATCTGTCGCACCCTGGCTGAACGGCTGCCGAAGGACGTTCGGGGCTGGCCCACCCACTTCGAGGAGAGCGACGATCCGCTGGATCCGGTCGGGCGTATGCAGTCGACCGACGGCCCGGTGAACCATCGCGTAGACGTGCACGACGTGGACAGCTGGCTGGCCGAGCAACTCGGAGTGCGTCCGGCCGGTGCAGAGCCGACCACTCGTGAATGGCTGGCGATGCCACAACAGAAGCTCGCTGAGACCACTGGTGGAGCGGTGTTCCATGACGGGCTCGGTACTCTCACCGACGTCCGGAGGCGGCTGGCTTGGTATCCCGGCCAGGTATGGCGGTATCTGCTGGCTTACCAGTGGCAGCGCGTCTCACGGGAAGAAGCGTTCGTGGGTCGCTGCGCGGAAGTCGGTGACGACATCGGTTCGGCCGTCGTGGCCGCTCGGCTGGTGCGTGATCTGATGCGCCTTTGCCTGCTGCTGGAGCGCCGCTACGCCCCCTACGGCAAGTGGCTCGGCAGCGCCTTCGGCCGGCTGCCTGCGGCGGAGTCGCTCAAACCGGCTCTCCGTGGTGCGCTGGCGGCGACGGACCACCGGACCCGGGAGGCGCATCTGTGCGACGCGTACGAGGTTGTCGCTGCCCTGCAGAACGCATCGGGGCTCAACGCGCCGGTGGACCCGAGGCGGCGGCCCTACCACTCGCGTCCCTTCCAGGTTCTGCGCGCCGAGCGTTTCGCGCAGGCACTCGCGGAGACGGTCACGGACCCGGACCTTCGGACGTCGGCGCTCGTGGGAGGCGTGGACCAGTGGGCAGACAGCACTGATCTGCTCAACCAGCCCCAAGCCATACGGGCCACAGCACACGCTCTCGGATGA
- a CDS encoding DUF397 domain-containing protein, which translates to MPPVRNGVRASSLDARWIKSRHSNAEGNCVEVAALVGGDIALRNSRDPDGPALVYTPAEVAAFLAGAKDGEFDHLL; encoded by the coding sequence GTGCCACCAGTGCGGAACGGAGTGCGGGCCAGTTCGCTGGACGCCCGCTGGATCAAGAGCCGGCACAGCAACGCCGAAGGCAACTGCGTGGAGGTCGCCGCCCTGGTCGGCGGCGACATCGCGCTGCGCAACTCCCGTGACCCCGACGGTCCCGCGCTGGTCTACACCCCCGCCGAGGTGGCCGCGTTCCTGGCCGGCGCCAAGGACGGCGAGTTCGACCATCTGCTGTGA
- a CDS encoding nuclear transport factor 2 family protein: MDPDIRTRAAIEEHWRASERGDTEAEHAIYAADAVLDYPQSGERFRGRATISAQRGGHPASRHFTVHRIMGGGSLWVSECVITYDGVPSYSVSIMEFADGHVVHETQYFADAFGAPEWRTALAEPMPGRNIARA, translated from the coding sequence ATGGATCCTGACATCCGGACCAGGGCCGCGATCGAGGAACACTGGCGGGCATCGGAACGTGGGGACACCGAGGCCGAGCACGCCATCTACGCCGCGGACGCCGTCCTCGACTATCCCCAGTCGGGTGAACGGTTCCGGGGTCGCGCCACGATCTCGGCGCAACGTGGCGGGCACCCCGCCAGTCGCCACTTCACCGTCCACCGGATCATGGGCGGCGGAAGTCTGTGGGTGAGCGAGTGCGTCATCACGTACGACGGGGTGCCCAGCTACTCGGTGAGCATCATGGAATTCGCCGACGGGCACGTGGTGCACGAGACCCAGTACTTCGCGGACGCCTTCGGCGCCCCGGAATGGCGAACGGCGCTCGCGGAACCGATGCCGGGCAGGAACATAGCCAGGGCCTGA
- a CDS encoding WhiB family transcriptional regulator, translating to MENWRERGACRFEDPELFFPLGESGPSVRQIEQARAVCHRCPVLGECRAWALRNSEYDGVWGGMTAGERRAAVRRRTGSRGR from the coding sequence ATCGAGAACTGGCGCGAGCGCGGGGCGTGCCGTTTCGAGGACCCCGAGCTGTTCTTCCCGCTCGGGGAGAGCGGTCCGTCCGTGCGTCAGATAGAACAGGCCCGCGCGGTGTGCCACCGGTGCCCCGTGCTGGGCGAGTGCCGGGCCTGGGCCCTGCGCAACAGCGAGTACGACGGTGTCTGGGGTGGCATGACCGCCGGCGAGCGCCGCGCCGCGGTGCGGCGCAGAACCGGGAGCCGCGGCCGGTAG
- a CDS encoding YkvA family protein produces MDSTAKVLLMTAVITAVVLVLAAVLAVAVVLLRRLVRTRRELRRAGLPTGPRWVFWGAVVYLVLPTDLLPDPVYLDDIGVLLLALRSLHAAAGDRLPAPARRPGLFGHRGHPDAKNYAP; encoded by the coding sequence GTGGACTCCACCGCGAAGGTGCTGCTCATGACCGCCGTCATCACGGCTGTCGTACTGGTTCTGGCCGCCGTGCTGGCCGTGGCCGTCGTCCTGCTCAGGCGTCTGGTGCGCACCCGGCGAGAGCTGCGCCGCGCCGGCCTTCCGACAGGGCCGCGCTGGGTCTTCTGGGGTGCGGTCGTCTATCTCGTCCTGCCCACGGACCTGTTGCCCGACCCGGTGTACCTGGACGACATCGGCGTGCTGCTCCTGGCTCTGCGTTCGCTGCACGCCGCCGCCGGTGACCGGCTGCCCGCTCCGGCCCGCCGACCCGGACTTTTCGGGCACCGAGGGCATCCGGACGCGAAAAACTACGCTCCGTAA
- a CDS encoding antibiotic biosynthesis monooxygenase family protein, with amino-acid sequence MTDPAPASLPAPPYYAVVFTAVRTVGDNGYAEADERLMKLAADQPGFLGVDSARGANGLGVTVSYWKDEDSIAAWRDHAEHALARADGRERWYTSFSLHVAKVERAYGFTRPADL; translated from the coding sequence GTGACCGATCCTGCGCCCGCGTCGCTGCCCGCTCCGCCCTACTACGCCGTGGTGTTCACCGCCGTGCGGACCGTCGGCGACAACGGCTATGCGGAGGCGGACGAGCGGCTGATGAAGCTGGCTGCCGACCAGCCGGGGTTCCTCGGCGTCGATTCCGCTCGCGGTGCGAACGGCCTGGGGGTCACGGTGTCGTACTGGAAGGACGAGGATTCGATCGCCGCTTGGCGGGATCACGCGGAGCACGCCCTGGCCCGTGCGGACGGACGCGAGCGCTGGTACACCTCGTTCTCACTCCACGTGGCCAAGGTCGAGCGCGCCTACGGGTTCACCCGCCCGGCAGATCTGTAG
- a CDS encoding Lrp/AsnC family transcriptional regulator — protein MDEIDRAILRELQTDGRIAYADLGPKVGLSASAARQRLQRLLDSKAVQVVGVTDPMAMGGQAMALLGIGVDGDPRAVADELAGRPEVVYSVLTSGGFDLFAEVVAPGPRDLLDFVNDVVRPIEGVRQVQSFPYFGIHTHRFLWDVG, from the coding sequence GTGGACGAGATCGACCGGGCCATCCTGCGCGAGTTGCAGACCGACGGACGGATCGCGTACGCGGACCTCGGCCCCAAGGTCGGTCTGTCCGCGTCCGCCGCCCGCCAGCGGCTCCAGCGCCTGCTGGACTCCAAGGCCGTCCAGGTGGTCGGCGTGACCGATCCGATGGCCATGGGCGGACAGGCCATGGCCCTGCTGGGCATCGGCGTGGACGGTGACCCGCGGGCGGTCGCCGACGAACTGGCCGGCCGCCCCGAGGTGGTCTACTCGGTGCTGACCTCCGGCGGCTTCGACCTGTTCGCCGAGGTCGTCGCGCCCGGCCCGCGGGACCTGCTGGACTTCGTCAACGACGTGGTCCGTCCCATCGAGGGCGTACGGCAGGTCCAGTCGTTCCCGTACTTCGGCATCCACACCCACCGGTTCCTGTGGGACGTGGGCTGA
- a CDS encoding DUF5707 domain-containing protein yields MRIRATVAAVSGALALSALAVPASQASSPSFALTGADTAPVISKVVVNSGKPIVLGTTATKKVTVSVTASHSSGIDDALSYLWRGRDSNPNLYDLGFHPDKERAKCKAAKATTSTCTLTITVDPRYLWNTNATTWRVYAGAWGKDGSFTENGKFSSVRFQRLSRLTAKASPKSVKKGSTITVTGKLDRANWDTRKYAGYTSQSVKLQFRKKNSSTYTTVKTVKSSNTGTLKTTVKAAKDGYWRWSFAGTTSTPAVNATGDFVHVK; encoded by the coding sequence ATGCGTATTCGTGCCACTGTTGCCGCTGTCTCCGGCGCCCTGGCCCTGTCCGCCCTCGCCGTGCCGGCCTCTCAGGCGAGCAGCCCTTCGTTCGCGCTGACGGGGGCGGACACCGCCCCGGTGATCAGCAAGGTCGTTGTGAACAGTGGAAAGCCGATCGTGCTCGGTACCACCGCCACCAAGAAGGTGACGGTCTCCGTCACCGCGTCCCACTCCTCGGGTATCGACGACGCTCTCTCCTACCTCTGGAGGGGCCGCGACAGCAACCCGAACCTGTACGACCTCGGGTTCCACCCGGACAAGGAAAGGGCCAAGTGCAAGGCCGCGAAAGCCACAACCTCGACCTGCACCCTCACCATCACGGTCGATCCCCGATACCTGTGGAACACCAACGCCACGACCTGGCGGGTCTACGCCGGCGCATGGGGCAAGGACGGGAGCTTCACCGAGAATGGCAAGTTCTCCTCGGTCAGGTTCCAGCGGCTGTCGCGGCTGACGGCCAAAGCCTCCCCGAAGTCCGTGAAGAAGGGCAGCACCATCACGGTCACGGGCAAGCTGGACCGCGCCAACTGGGACACCCGTAAGTACGCGGGCTACACGTCCCAGTCGGTCAAACTCCAGTTCCGGAAGAAGAACAGCAGCACATACACCACCGTCAAAACGGTGAAGAGCTCCAACACCGGCACGCTCAAGACCACGGTCAAGGCTGCGAAAGACGGCTACTGGCGCTGGAGCTTCGCCGGTACGACCTCGACTCCCGCAGTCAACGCCACCGGTGACTTCGTCCACGTGAAGTAG
- a CDS encoding Gfo/Idh/MocA family protein, which translates to MRIGLLGTGPWARMVHAPALSAHGELDFAGVWGRRTAAAKDLAERHGTHAFDDLDALLAEVDAVAVALPPHIQADLAVRAARAHCHLLLDKPLAATVEQGRAVVGAVRESGVASVVFFTTRFQPEPAAWIAEQAARGEWFTARAQWLGAVFTGDSPFADSPWRREKGALWDVGPHALSVLLPVLGDVRRVTAAAHGPGDTVHAVLDHVGGASSTLTLSLTAPPAAAGATVELRGEAGVTLLPEASEDAVAAYTRATDALLTAARTGRPHPCDAAFGLRVTEILAAAETELTRDTD; encoded by the coding sequence ATGCGCATCGGACTGCTCGGCACCGGCCCCTGGGCACGGATGGTCCACGCCCCCGCCCTGAGCGCGCACGGCGAGCTGGACTTCGCCGGCGTATGGGGGCGCCGTACGGCCGCCGCGAAGGATCTCGCCGAACGACACGGCACCCACGCCTTCGACGATCTCGACGCCCTACTGGCGGAGGTGGACGCGGTCGCCGTCGCGCTGCCCCCGCACATCCAGGCCGACCTCGCGGTGCGGGCCGCGCGGGCACACTGCCACCTGCTGCTCGACAAGCCGCTCGCCGCGACGGTGGAACAGGGCCGCGCGGTGGTCGGGGCCGTACGGGAGTCCGGTGTGGCCTCGGTGGTCTTCTTCACCACCCGCTTCCAGCCCGAACCGGCGGCCTGGATCGCCGAGCAGGCCGCCCGGGGGGAGTGGTTCACGGCGCGGGCGCAGTGGCTGGGCGCGGTGTTCACCGGCGACAGCCCGTTCGCCGACTCGCCCTGGCGGCGGGAGAAGGGCGCGCTGTGGGACGTCGGCCCGCACGCGCTGTCGGTGCTGCTGCCGGTCCTCGGCGACGTACGGCGCGTGACGGCCGCCGCGCACGGTCCCGGGGACACGGTGCACGCGGTCCTCGACCACGTCGGCGGCGCGTCCAGCACCCTCACCCTGAGCCTGACCGCTCCCCCTGCGGCGGCCGGGGCGACCGTGGAACTGCGGGGCGAGGCCGGCGTGACGCTGCTTCCGGAGGCCTCCGAGGACGCCGTCGCCGCCTACACGCGCGCGACGGACGCGCTGCTCACCGCCGCCCGCACCGGCCGCCCTCATCCGTGCGACGCCGCGTTCGGCCTCCGGGTCACCGAGATACTCGCGGCGGCGGAGACGGAGCTGACGCGCGACACGGACTGA
- a CDS encoding ATP-binding protein: MPSPVSRALEVPSAAAVIAPWAEGTPGAIAAAALRIDCGREGFARARAFTRETLGRWSLDHCADDAALVVTELAANAATHAVPYAPPGDTAVWLGLAVDAAQLIITVSDPCAGRPVRRTPAGFGLLEHGRGLRLVDALAEDWGWTPRPPAGKSVWVRLPTRSPH, translated from the coding sequence GTGCCCTCACCAGTGAGCCGTGCACTCGAAGTGCCGAGCGCGGCCGCCGTGATCGCGCCGTGGGCGGAGGGGACCCCCGGCGCGATCGCGGCCGCGGCACTTCGGATCGACTGCGGCCGGGAGGGATTCGCCCGGGCCCGCGCCTTCACGCGCGAGACCCTGGGCAGATGGTCGCTCGACCACTGCGCCGACGACGCCGCCCTCGTCGTCACCGAACTCGCCGCCAACGCGGCGACGCACGCGGTGCCGTACGCCCCGCCCGGTGACACGGCCGTGTGGCTCGGACTCGCTGTCGACGCCGCACAGCTGATCATCACCGTCTCCGACCCCTGCGCCGGCCGCCCCGTACGCCGCACCCCGGCGGGCTTCGGCCTGCTGGAGCACGGCCGGGGCCTGCGCCTGGTCGACGCCCTGGCCGAGGACTGGGGCTGGACCCCGAGGCCCCCGGCCGGCAAGTCGGTCTGGGTGAGGCTGCCGACGCGTTCACCCCACTGA
- a CDS encoding DUF4265 domain-containing protein, with the protein MAGALRRGHHQGVPAVRLVRRGRILRGGDRAPPCSYRSRWYRIRGSGPGSRRHPITVITHEDPIGRGRSNYLIHADLSDRQDGWSEQLWTRQLAPDRFEVACLPFFTYGICYRDVVTVDSNHLVTAVLEKSGHRTLRVALVVDHPDRDQLHELLHAKVVEADLPHEWLQGTYLAVDLPPGTDPTALVKTLEAPAQTGALHWEIDS; encoded by the coding sequence GTGGCAGGCGCGCTGCGGCGGGGCCACCACCAAGGTGTCCCCGCCGTTCGGCTCGTCAGGCGCGGTCGCATCCTGCGTGGAGGCGATCGCGCCCCGCCTTGTTCCTACCGAAGCCGCTGGTACAGGATCCGGGGGTCGGGACCCGGCTCCAGGAGGCACCCCATCACCGTCATCACGCACGAGGACCCGATCGGCCGGGGCCGCAGCAACTACCTGATTCACGCTGACCTGTCAGACCGGCAGGACGGCTGGAGCGAACAGCTCTGGACCCGCCAGCTCGCGCCTGACCGGTTCGAGGTGGCCTGCCTGCCCTTCTTCACCTACGGCATCTGCTACCGCGACGTGGTGACCGTAGACAGCAACCACCTGGTAACCGCCGTGCTGGAGAAATCCGGCCATCGCACCCTTCGGGTCGCTCTCGTCGTCGACCACCCCGATCGGGACCAGCTGCACGAACTCCTGCACGCCAAGGTCGTCGAGGCCGACCTGCCTCACGAATGGCTCCAGGGGACCTACCTCGCGGTGGACCTCCCGCCGGGCACGGATCCGACAGCACTCGTGAAAACCCTGGAGGCACCCGCCCAGACCGGCGCTCTCCACTGGGAGATCGACTCCTGA